The sequence below is a genomic window from Deltaproteobacteria bacterium.
GCGCTCGACGCGGTGATAGCCGTCCCGCTTCTCCTCGTTCTCCAGCTTCCGCTCGCCCTTCAGGGTGAGCGTGTTGCCCTCGACCTGGATGTCCACGTCCTTGACGTCGACCTCGGGCAGCTCCGCCTTCAGCGTGATGCCCTCGCCGTCCTCGAAGATGTCGACGAGCGGCGACCAGGTCGCCACCATCGACTGTTCGTCCTCGCGGCCGCTGCCGCGGTAGGCGGAATCGAAGGTCCGGAACAGATGGTCTTGCAGCGCGAGCAAGTCGCGGAACGGATCGTTACGACGAATGATGGCCATACCTGTGCTCCTTTCGGCGAATGAAAATCCTGCGGGATCTCCGGGGGTTGCCCCTCATCCCGTCGGTGAGCGCAACGTAAAACAGGGTCGGGTCGCGTCAAGGGGCGCGTCGGGTCCTGCTTCGAATCAACGGCAGAGCGCGCGAAGCGCGCAGAGTTTCCTCTTTATTTGCGGCGGCGTTGCGGCCGGGAGGTCTGGC
It includes:
- a CDS encoding Hsp20/alpha crystallin family protein, translated to MAIIRRNDPFRDLLALQDHLFRTFDSAYRGSGREDEQSMVATWSPLVDIFEDGEGITLKAELPEVDVKDVDIQVEGNTLTLKGERKLENEEKRDGYHRVERTYGAFSRTFTLPSTVDVEHITAESKDGVLRLFLPKKAETKPRQIKVAAAAPHTQSAPVSKQ